Part of the Acidobacteriota bacterium genome, GCTCGGATTGGGCGAGGCGCCGGCGGCTGGCATAGAATAGGGGCTCTGTCTGGAGGGCTCATGAGTAACCTGGTCAGGCGATCGCTGCTGCCGCTGTGTTTGTGTGCACTGGCGCTGGTGCATACCGGCTGCTCGATCAAGATGATGGCGATCAACACGCTCGGAAACGCCCTGGCTGAAGGCAGTTCCGGCTTCGCCAAAGACGATGACCCCGAACTGGTTCGGGATGCCGTGCCGTTTGCCCTGAAGACGATCGAAAGCCTGATCGATCAGTCCCCGAAGCACAAGGGTCTGCTGACAGCCGCGTGCAGCGGCTTCACGCAGTACAGCTACGCGTTTATCCAGCAGGAGGCCGACTTCATCGAGGCGCAGGACCTCGAACGGGCCACTGCGATGCGCGCGCGCGCCAAGAAGTTGTACCTGCGCGGTCGCGACTACGGCATCCGGGCATTCGAGGTCGAGTTCCCCGGCTTCGGCGATCAACTCCGCAAGAATACGGATGGCGTGCTGGCCAAGCTGAGCAAGAAGCACGTGCCCCTGCTCTATTACACGGCGGCCGCCTGGGCGGCGGCCTTTGCCATTGATATTGCGGACTCGCGTCTCTCGGTCGAACAGACCTTGTTCGAAAAGATGATGCGGCGGGCCCTGGCGCTGGACGAAACCTACGACCTGGGGTCGCTGCACGACTTCTTCGTTTCGTGGGACGCCGGGCATGCCACCGCCGGGGGCTCGATCAAGAGCGCCCGCGAGCATTTCGAGCGCGCTAACACGCTCGCCCACGGCCAGCGCGTCTCACCGTTTGTGAGCCTGGCCGAATCGGTCTCGGTGAGCGAGCAGAACAAGAAGGAATTCGAGCAACTGCTGAACGAGGCGCTGGCGATCGACATCAGCCTGGCGCCGGAACAGAAACTGGTCAACGTTATCGCCCAGCGGCGCGCGAAGTGGCTGCTGTCGAGGATCAACGAGCTTTTCTAGAGAGACTGGATCATGACCGCATACACAGACAGACGTCTTCATCGATTCGTGTCGGCCGCCCTCGCCGGCGTGCTGATGGTGGCCGTGCTCGGGCTAGCTCCGGCGACGGCCTCGGCCCAGACCATCACGATCAAGATGGCCACGCTGGTCCCGGAAAACTCGTCGTGGTTCCTGGTGCTCAAGGAAGTCGCCGACAAGTGGGGCAAGATCTCGGGCGGCAAGGTCAAGATCATCCTCTACCCGGGCGGTCGCAGGGGCGACGACCCGGACTACGTCCGCGACATGCGGCTGGGAGGATTGCAGGGCGCGGTCCTGACGTCGGTAGGCCTGGCCGAGATCGATCGGAGCATCTACGCGCTGAGCATCCCGATGGCGTTCGACACGTACGAGGAAGTCTACGCCGTGCTCGAGAAGATGCGCCCGCGCATCGAGGCGTCGCTCGAAGCCAAGGGCTTCGTGGTGGTCAACTGGGCGGACGGGGGCTGGGTCCACTACTTCACGAAGTCCCCGGTGGCGACCCCGGACGACCTCAAGAAGTTGAAGCTCTTCAGCTGGGCCGGTGATCCGAAGTCGATCGAGATCTGGAAGTCGCTCGGGTTCAACCCGAGGCCGGCTCCCTTGACCGAATTGATCACAGGTTTGCAGACAGGCCTGTTCGAGGCATTCGGCGCCCCGCCGCAGGTATGCGCCATCGCCCGCTACTACGAGAAGGCCAAGTACATGACCGACATGAATTGGGCGTTGATGCTGGGCGCCACGGTCATCGACAAGGGCACGTGGGCCCAGATTCCGGCCGATATGAAGCCGGCGCTCCTGAATGCGGCGCGCGATGCCGGCGCCAAGCTCCAGGCCGAAATCCGCAGGAGCGGCGAGTCGGACGTGAAGGCCATGCAGTCTGCCGGGCTGAAGGTCGTGCCGGTAGACGCGAAGACCAAGGACCTCTGGCGGAAGATGGTCGAGAGCATCTACCCGAAGCTCCGCGGCGACTACGTGCCAGCCGATATGTTTGACGAATCGCTCAGGTTCCTTGCCGAGTACCGGAAGGCGCACCCGCCCAAGCCGGCCGGGAAGTAGGTATGGTGACCGGCGTCCTCAAGCGAACCGAACAGGGCGTCCTGGTGGCGGCCCTGGGTCTGGCCTGCGTCCTGCCGCTGATTGATATCATCGGCCGGCCACTGGGAGGATTCCACATCATCGGCAAGGACGAGTACGTCTCCCACCTCACGCTGTGGCTGGCGTTTGTGGGCGGCCTGGCCGCCACCACCCAGAACAAGCACCTGACGCTTTCCACCTCGGAGTTCTTCGAGGAGGGACTGGCGCGCAAGCTGTCGCGGTTGTTTGCTTTCTCGGTGGCGGCCGCCGTGGTCGGCATCCTCGCTTTCTCCAGTTGGCAGGTGGTCCAGTCAACCCGCGGGGCGGTAGACAGTGTGCTGCCCATCGGGCTGCCCGCGTGGATGAGCCTGATGGTGATGCCGATCGCGCTCGCGCTGGGCGCGCTGGTGTTCGCGTGGAAGGCGTCAGATCAATGGTGGGGCCGGGCGATTGCGTTCATCGCGATTCCAGCGGCCTTTTCGATCGGCCTGCTGCCGCCAGGGGCGGCCGTCTATGTGTGGCCGCTGGCGCTCGTGATCGTGCTGGCGGCGCTTCTCGGAGCGCCCGTGTTCGTGGCGATGGGCGGGATCGCGCTGGTCTTCTTCTTCCGGGACGGCGTGCCGGTGAACCAGGTGACCTCCCGGGTGTACCAGCTGATCTCGTCGCCGACACTTCCGGCTATCCCTCTTCTGACGGCCGCGGGATACGTTCTCGCTGAGAGCGCGGCCGCCGAACGGCTTGTCCGGTTCTTCCGCGCCATCTTCGGATGGATGCCTGGCGGCGTGGCCGTGATGGTGGCTGTCGTCTGTGCGCTTTTCACGAGCTTCACCGGCGGCTCCGGCGTCACTATCATCGCGCTCGGCGGCCTGGTCTACCCCATCCTTCGAAAGGACGGCTATTCCGAGGGGTTCTCGCTCGGCCTGGTCACTGCCTCGGGCTCTCTTGGCCTGCTGTTTCCGCCGAGCCTCCCCGTCATCCTCTACAGCGTGGTGGCGAGTTCGAGCGAACAGCAGGTGCCCGCCCAAGATCTGTATCTGGCGGGCTTGCTCCCGGGGTTGCTGCTCGTCGTGATCACCGCCGCGTACGGGATTCTGATTGGACGCCGCGTCAGCAAAGAGCGGCAGCGGTTCTCTGTGCGCGAGGTGGCCGCGTCCGGCTGGCACGCGAAGTGGGAACTGGGGCTGCCGGTCGTGATCATCGCGCTCTTCGTGAGCGGCGTTGCGACGATGCTCGAAACGGCGGCGGCGGCACTCTTTTACGCGGTTGTGGTCGAGTGCTTCGTGACGCGCGACATCCACATCTTTAAGGCGCTTCCGGAGGTACTGCTCAAGGCGGCTGGACTGATGGGGGCTGTGCTGATCCTGCTCAGCATCGCGATGGGGCTCACCGGCTACCTGGTGGATGCCCAGATCCCCGACATGCTGCTCGGATGGGTCAAACAGAACATTCACACGCAGGTGGTGTTCCTGCTGGCGCTCAATGTGCTGCTGCTCGTGCTTGGCAGCGTGCTCGAGATCTACTCGGCGATCATCATCCTGGCGCCGATCATCGCACCGATGGGCAAACATTTCGGCGTTGACCCGCTGCACATGGGCGTCATCTTCCTGGCCAACCTGGAACTGGGATTCCTGTTCCCGCCGGTCGGCCTGAACCTGTTCCTGTCGTCCTCACGGTTCAACAAACCGCTGACCAGCCTGTACCGGCATGTGTTGCCGTTCCTCATCATCACCGGCATCGGGGTGCTGCTCATCACGTACACCGACTCGATGTCGCTAGGGGTGCTCAGGTTGCTCGGCAAACGTTAGGATATCCCGCATGCGGTCCCGACACTTTCTCGCGCTCGCCCTCGTATGTGTCGTTCTTGTCGTCTCGGGCGTCGTGTCGGTGGCCCAGAAGGGACCGGCCCCGCCCGTCTGGCCGGGTAACCTCGGCAAGGGCGTGACGCTGCTCCCCAACGGCTGGAAGATCGCGCCGGCGGGAAAACACCTGTCAGTGGGCGACCTTCCGCTCGCCATGGTGGAATCGCCGGACGGCAACTACCTGGTCATCACCAACAACGGGTACGCCAAGCCCACGCTCACGGTTGTCGATCTCAAACACGGCTACGTGAGTTCGAAGACCACGTTGGAGCACGCCTGGCTGGGACTGGCCTGGCATCCGGACAATCGGCGCGTCTTCTCGTCGGCGGCTGGCCAGACAGCGGTCAGCGAACTGTACTGGACGCCCGGCAAGCTCACGCTCGGGTCGCTCTTCGCGCTCGGGCGCGACACCCAGCGCCCGCAGCCCGGGATCAACCGGCCCGAGCCGGTCGAACAGAGTTTCGTGGGCGGCATCGCGATCGCCCCGGATGGTCGCAACCTGTATGCGGTACACGTGCTCGGCGAAGCGCTGACGATGCTCGACCTGAAGGCCGGGCTGGTTCGACGCACCGTTGACGTCGGCGCCGAACCCTATACCTGTGTCATCTCTGCCGATGGTAAGTCCGTGTACGTGTCGGTCTGGGGCGGCGCGAAGGTGCTCGTCTTTGACGCGGCGACGCTCGAAAAGCGCGGTGAGATCGCCGTCGGTGAGCATCCCAACGCGATGGTGTTCTCGAAAGATGGCCAGCGGCTCTTCGTCGCGTGCGCCAACACGAACGCCGTCTGGGTGATCGACGTCGCGTCGAAGACCGTCAAGGAACAGGTATCGGTTGCCCTGTTCCCGGATGCGCCTCCCGGAGCCACGCCCAATGGTCTCGGCTTGTCGCCCGACGGCAATCGCCTGCTCGTCGCCAACGCCGACAACAACGCCGTCGCCGTCATCAACACGAGCGATCCTCAGCGCAGCGCGGTGGAGGGGTTCATCCCGACGGGTTGGTATCCGACCGCCGCCATGTTCAGCAAGGACGGCGCTCGAATCTACATCCTGAGCGGCAAGGGCCTCGCCTCGCTCGCCAATCCGCGCGGCAGCCATCCCGGCGTGCCGGGGTTCGGCGACGGCCAGTACAGCGGCGCCATGCTGCAGGGTTCGTTGTCCATCGTGCCGGTTCCGGATCAGGCGAGGCTTCAGGCCATGACGAAGAGCGTCTACAGCTTGACGCCATTCACCAGTGCATCGATCCTGGCTCCCACGTCCGCCCCGGCCGCGTCACCAATTCCGAAAAGAGTCGGCGATGCCTCTCCCATCAAGCATGTCTTCTACATCATCCGGGAGAACCGCACCTACGACCAGATCCTGGGAGACCTCGAGCGCGGCAACGGCGACCCGAACCTCGCGCTTTTCGGCGAAGACGTGACCCCCAACGCCCACGCGCTGGCACGCGAGTTCGTCGTACTCGACAACTTCTACGTGGATGCGCAGGTCAGCTACGACGGGCATGCCTTTTCGACCGGCGCCTATGCCACCGACTTCGTCAACAAGATCTGGCCGACCAACTACGGCGGCCGCGGCGCACGGTACCTGAGCGAAGGCGGCGGCAAGATGCGCAACGCCTTTGGCAACGTGACGGCACCGCTCAACGGCTACATCTGGGATGCCGTCAAGCGCAAGGGACTGAGCGTTCGAAGCTACGGGGAGTTCGTTGAACGCGGCGCCGAACCGGAACTGGAGCACGACACCGGAAAAGGCAACGTGACGGCCACCGTGCCCGGACTCAAGGGACTGGTTCATCCGAACTACCCGCCCTACGACCTGAGCATCCCGGACAACAAGCGCGTGGACATCTGGATCGAGGAATTCACGCGGTTCGACAAGAGCGGCACGCTGCCCAGCCTCAGCATCATCCGATTGGGCAATGATCACACGGCCGGCACCCGCACGGGCTACCCGACCCCCCGCGCCATGGTCGCGGAAAACGACGTGGCCCTTGGCCGGATCGTCGACGCGATCACCAACAGCTCGTCCTGGAAGGACTCGGCCATCTTTGTGCTCGAGGACGATGCGCAGGCCGGGCCCGATCACGTCGATATGCACCGGTCCATCGCGCTCGTCATCAGCCCGTTCACCAGGCGGATGGTCGTCGACAGCACGCTCTACACGACGTCGGGGATGCTGCGCACCATCGAGCTCATCCTCGGCGCGCCTCCGATGAGCAACTACGACGCGGCCGCCACGCCGATGTACAACGCGTTTCAGACGATGCCCGTCCTGACGCCGTACAAAGCGAGGCCGGCGCGCATCGACATCCAGGAAAAGAACGCCGTCAATGCGTGGGGGGCGGCGGCGTCGGCGCGGATGTATCTGGCGGAAGCCGACCTGGCCCCTGAACAGGAACTGAACGAGATCATCTGGCGGTCCGTCAAGGGCCCCACCAGTGTGATGCCTCCTCCGGTTCGTGCGGCCTTCATCCGCGCCCTGCCAGCGGCGGCGGGGAACGATACTGATGACGACGATCGGCCGGCGCCGCCAAAGGGCCGACAGGATCGGTAGCGGGTCTTCGGCTCGCACCCAAGCAACTCGACCGGGCTCGACACGACTGGACGGGACGGGGGGACGACACGCGTGGTTAGGTTTATCGCCCGGCAACCCATCTTCGACAGGAAGCTCGGCGTCGTCGCGTACGAACTCCTCTTCCGTTCGGACCTTGACAACTACTGCAAGGGCATCGATGCCGATGCGATGAGTTCGTCGGTCATCAACGACAGTATGCTGCTCTTCGACATCGATCAACTGACGGATGGGCGGGGCGCTTTCATCAACGTGGGTCGTAAGGCGCTGCTTCAGGGATACGCTTCGCTGTTGCCCGCGCGCCTGGTCACCGTGGAGATTCTCGAAACCGTTGAGCCGGACGACGCCGTCATCGACGCATGCCAGAAGCTGAAGAAGGATGGCTATCGGATCGCTCTTGACGATTTTGTCGACCGGCCGGAGATGGATCGACTTGTCGCTCTGGCTGATTGCCTGAAAATCGATGTCCTGACGACCCCGCCAGCCAACCTGAAGGGGCTTGTCGCGCGCAGACGCCGGCCCGGCCTTCGGCTGCTGGCCGAAAAGGTCGAGACGCACGAGGTGTTCCGGCAGACAGCGGCGCTGGGATTCGAACTGTTCCAGGGGTTCTTCTTCGAGAAACCGGTTGTCTTGTCCAGGAAGGATGTGCCCGGGTTCAAGCTGAACTACCTGCGGTTACTGAAAGAGATGAACGATGGGTCGTTCAATCTCGACCGGATTGAACACATCACCAAACAGGACGTCTCGATTTCGTACAAACTCCTCCGCTACATCAACTCCGCCGGATTCGGCTTGCGGAACAGGGTCTCGTCGATCCGCGAGGCTCTGTTCCTGCTGGGAGAGGACAACATCCGGAAGCTGGTGACGTTGTGGGCCCTGGCCGGACTTGGCCAGGAGGGACCGTCCGAACTTATCGTCACGTCAGTGACTCGGGCACGGCTCTGCGAAGCGCTGGCGCCTGCGACTGAGGGCGACGCACGCAGGTCGGAGGCCTATCTGCTTGGCGTGTTCTCGCTCATTGATGTGGTGGTCGGTCAGCCGATGTCGACGGTGGTTGGCCAGTTACCCATTTCCGATGATGTCCGCGCCGGGCTGGTCGAGCACTCGGGGCGTCTGCGGCCTATTCTGGACTGCGTCGAGGCGTACGAACGGGGAGACTGGGCAGGGTTTTCCGCGCGCGCCCAGGAACTCGGCATCGACGAGGCTGCGTTCCCGGATCTGTACAACGCGGCACTGGCAGGCACCTCTGAGTTGATTGGCCAACCGCGGCCAAGGGCATAGCCTGAAGACTGAATTCGGAGCACGGGCAGGCGGGTCCGTACAAAAAAGTAGCCCACCGTCTGATTCCCCAACGCTGACGGGCCCCCATCCGTCAACGTCAAAGCCCAGGCGGTGGGCTGGCGACTTATTATTACGCAATCGGAATGCCAGCGGCCAGAACCTCCCAAGCCGTGTTTTCTGGCCTGATTCAGAGCGCCCGTCCCACTGACCCTCTACCGGCCGTGCGGAATTCCGGCGACCGTCGGATCGACTGCCGAACAACCGACAGTTCGTTCTGTAATCACTCCCGGAGTGTTTGTGCCGGCGCAACCACTCCGGGAGTGATTATCGGGGCACGGCGCCGCCCGCGCCGTGCCTACTGACGTGCGCGGTTGGTCACCACCACCAGATTCGGCAGTGGTCCCCGGTCGAAGAAATCCCGGAGTTGTGCGTCGAAACGCGGCGAGGCGGCCAGGACAGACGTGGGCACGCCGATCAACGTCTTGATCGGCTCGTATTCTTCTTGCCGCATCACACAGTACGCAACGGAGGGGCTCTTGAAAAACGTGGATACCTCCGACACGTCGAACATCTGGTCGACGTGCCGCCGAAGGTAGAACGTCAGGCTGGGCGTGGCCACGCGGTAGGTGCCAACGCGGGCGCCAGGCACTGCAGCCTGTTGGATGGCGCGCGCCAAGTGCGGCACGGGCTTGTAGCGTTCGAAATCGGGCAGCGCCCACAGGACCAGCACCCAGTGGCAGATGACCAGCGCCGCGCCGATCGCGGCGCACGCGGTCGCGGCGGACCGCCTGGCCAGAGCGACCAGCGCCACCGCCGACCCGACGCACAGCACGACGCCCGTGGCTGTGGCCCCAGCGAGGTGGATGCGATCTTCAGCGCCGCCGACGAACCACACGATGGCGCTTCCCAACACCAGCAGCACGACGGCGACCACACCCAGGCTCCACGTTGCAGCCGCGGTCAGTCGCGGAGACAGCGCCTTCCTGAACAATCCGTCCAGCACGCCGCCGACAAGCGGCGCGGCCGCGACGACGCACGGCAGGATGTACAGATCCTGCTGCGCCTTCGAGAGCGAGAAGAACACGACGATGAGGATGATCCAGAGGCCCAGCAGCAGACGAACCGTCTCCTGCGAAATCGGATCGTTCACCCCGCCGTCGCCGTGATGTTCGGGGCGCCCGCGCCATAGGCGACGCCACGGCACGACTGCGAGGCCGACCGGCAGCAGGAGCGACCACGGGAAGTACAGATCGGCAAACAGGACCGGCAGATAGAACAGCGGCCCGCGGCTCGGGGCCCCGATCCCCTCGGCGTACCGTGCCAGATTCTCGCGCATCAGAAACGTCGAGATGGCGTCCCAGCCATGCTGCCCGCAGAGCAACGCGTAGTACGGCACGACGATCGCCGAGACCACGACGGCGCCGGCCGGCAGCATCATGCGCGTGATGCTCATGAGTCGCCGGGAGGCGACCAGGTAAACCAGGAACACCAATGCAGGCAGGACAATGGCGACGGGACCCTTCGTGATCACGCCGAGACCGGTCGCCACGTACATCGCGAACAGCCACCGGCGCCGACGCTGCGGCTGCGTCTCGGCCAACACGAAGAATAGCAGCGTCAGCCCCAGGAACATGGCCGCATAGACGTCGATGATGATGCGCCTGGAGAACAGCAGGAACCGCGGCGTCGCCGCCAGCGTCAGCGCGGCGAGCAAGCCAGCGCTGGTCGAACACGCCATCCGACCCAGCACGAACACCGTCGCGAGGATGACGAGGGCGCCCACGACGACCGGAAGCCGCGCGGAGGCCAGCGACACCCCGAAGATCTTGTAGGAGGCGGCGACGGCCCAGTACGAGAGCGGCGGCTTGTTGAGGCGCGGCTCGTAGTTGAACGTGGGATTGACGTAGTCGCCCGCTTCCATCATCTCGCGAGGCGTCTCGGTGTAGAACGCCTCGTTGGCATCGATGATGGACGTCGCGCCGAGATTCAGGAAGTACGGCAGCAGAGCCGCCACGAAGAGCAGAATCAGCGCTACGCGCCGCGAACCCATGGCGTCATCGTACCACCTTCGCGTCACGCTCCTGGCCTGTGCTGACGGCGCTCGCGCGCGTCCAGGCCGAAGCCCGCCACCAGCACCACCAGGCCGACGACCACCAGCATCATGGCCCACGCGGGCTTATCAAACCACTTGTAGTGATCGGCAATCATCCAGAAGGCGACGCCGCTGTTGACGAGTCCCGCGTAGTAGAAGCTCTTGCGCTGCCGCCGGTGGCTGACGAGCGCAATCACGAGCGCCAGACCGAGGTACGACCAGTCGAACACCCGCGAGTACTCCGCGGTCTCATTCAGATAGGCCAGCGGCTCGAGGATGGCAAACGGCGACAGCGTGAACAGGAGCCAGGCGGCCGTTTTCATGGGTTCGGTGCCGCGGGCGTCAGCGGCCGAGGCGCACGTATAGAACAACACGCCGTTGAGCGACATCCCGGCCAGCGTATCGAGCAGGAGCGGGTCGCTCACGCGCCCGGACTGGAACCGCTGCAGCGAGAGGCCTCCAAGGTAACTGACAAGCTTGCCATCGAGCGCCAGCAGTTCCATGACGATCACGAGCGACAGGCCCGCTCCCGTATAGAGCGGCCCGCTGAACCAGGCTCTGCCGCTTCGCTCGAGTCCAAACCCGAACAGCGCGTAGATCGGCACGAGCGGCAGCAGGTGCAGCGCGAGGCGGTCCCACTGGCTCTTCTCGATCCACACACGCAAGCCGAAATCCCCCAGCACGGACAGTACAAACAGCAGCGCAAGCAGGGTGAACACCGTGCTCAGCGCGATCGTGCGCGTCCGCAGCGCCAGCCAGGCCGACCACGCCCACGCCACCAGCACGGTGACCTGCAACTGCAGGTTCGACACGCCCGAACTGAACAGCTGGCCCGGCGTGCCGTCCGGCACAACCCAGAGTTTCGTTTCGTGGAACAGGATGAGCAGGAACAGCGGCAGCAGGCTGACGCCGCCAAGGTAGAACGCCACCGACACGGCCTTGTGGTCGCGGCGCGCCAGCACGTGCGCGGCGACGTTGAGGCCGATAAACGGCAGGCCAAGCACGACGAACGGTTCGGCCACGCCCGTGACGGCTTCGTAGAACCGATGCGCGCCGAAGTAGAACAGGCTGC contains:
- the dctP gene encoding TRAP transporter substrate-binding protein DctP, which translates into the protein MTAYTDRRLHRFVSAALAGVLMVAVLGLAPATASAQTITIKMATLVPENSSWFLVLKEVADKWGKISGGKVKIILYPGGRRGDDPDYVRDMRLGGLQGAVLTSVGLAEIDRSIYALSIPMAFDTYEEVYAVLEKMRPRIEASLEAKGFVVVNWADGGWVHYFTKSPVATPDDLKKLKLFSWAGDPKSIEIWKSLGFNPRPAPLTELITGLQTGLFEAFGAPPQVCAIARYYEKAKYMTDMNWALMLGATVIDKGTWAQIPADMKPALLNAARDAGAKLQAEIRRSGESDVKAMQSAGLKVVPVDAKTKDLWRKMVESIYPKLRGDYVPADMFDESLRFLAEYRKAHPPKPAGK
- a CDS encoding HDOD domain-containing protein; the protein is MVRFIARQPIFDRKLGVVAYELLFRSDLDNYCKGIDADAMSSSVINDSMLLFDIDQLTDGRGAFINVGRKALLQGYASLLPARLVTVEILETVEPDDAVIDACQKLKKDGYRIALDDFVDRPEMDRLVALADCLKIDVLTTPPANLKGLVARRRRPGLRLLAEKVETHEVFRQTAALGFELFQGFFFEKPVVLSRKDVPGFKLNYLRLLKEMNDGSFNLDRIEHITKQDVSISYKLLRYINSAGFGLRNRVSSIREALFLLGEDNIRKLVTLWALAGLGQEGPSELIVTSVTRARLCEALAPATEGDARRSEAYLLGVFSLIDVVVGQPMSTVVGQLPISDDVRAGLVEHSGRLRPILDCVEAYERGDWAGFSARAQELGIDEAAFPDLYNAALAGTSELIGQPRPRA
- a CDS encoding TRAP transporter large permease subunit, whose amino-acid sequence is MVTGVLKRTEQGVLVAALGLACVLPLIDIIGRPLGGFHIIGKDEYVSHLTLWLAFVGGLAATTQNKHLTLSTSEFFEEGLARKLSRLFAFSVAAAVVGILAFSSWQVVQSTRGAVDSVLPIGLPAWMSLMVMPIALALGALVFAWKASDQWWGRAIAFIAIPAAFSIGLLPPGAAVYVWPLALVIVLAALLGAPVFVAMGGIALVFFFRDGVPVNQVTSRVYQLISSPTLPAIPLLTAAGYVLAESAAAERLVRFFRAIFGWMPGGVAVMVAVVCALFTSFTGGSGVTIIALGGLVYPILRKDGYSEGFSLGLVTASGSLGLLFPPSLPVILYSVVASSSEQQVPAQDLYLAGLLPGLLLVVITAAYGILIGRRVSKERQRFSVREVAASGWHAKWELGLPVVIIALFVSGVATMLETAAAALFYAVVVECFVTRDIHIFKALPEVLLKAAGLMGAVLILLSIAMGLTGYLVDAQIPDMLLGWVKQNIHTQVVFLLALNVLLLVLGSVLEIYSAIIILAPIIAPMGKHFGVDPLHMGVIFLANLELGFLFPPVGLNLFLSSSRFNKPLTSLYRHVLPFLIITGIGVLLITYTDSMSLGVLRLLGKR
- a CDS encoding TRAP transporter TatT component family protein — its product is MSNLVRRSLLPLCLCALALVHTGCSIKMMAINTLGNALAEGSSGFAKDDDPELVRDAVPFALKTIESLIDQSPKHKGLLTAACSGFTQYSYAFIQQEADFIEAQDLERATAMRARAKKLYLRGRDYGIRAFEVEFPGFGDQLRKNTDGVLAKLSKKHVPLLYYTAAAWAAAFAIDIADSRLSVEQTLFEKMMRRALALDETYDLGSLHDFFVSWDAGHATAGGSIKSAREHFERANTLAHGQRVSPFVSLAESVSVSEQNKKEFEQLLNEALAIDISLAPEQKLVNVIAQRRAKWLLSRINELF
- a CDS encoding beta-propeller fold lactonase family protein, producing the protein MRSRHFLALALVCVVLVVSGVVSVAQKGPAPPVWPGNLGKGVTLLPNGWKIAPAGKHLSVGDLPLAMVESPDGNYLVITNNGYAKPTLTVVDLKHGYVSSKTTLEHAWLGLAWHPDNRRVFSSAAGQTAVSELYWTPGKLTLGSLFALGRDTQRPQPGINRPEPVEQSFVGGIAIAPDGRNLYAVHVLGEALTMLDLKAGLVRRTVDVGAEPYTCVISADGKSVYVSVWGGAKVLVFDAATLEKRGEIAVGEHPNAMVFSKDGQRLFVACANTNAVWVIDVASKTVKEQVSVALFPDAPPGATPNGLGLSPDGNRLLVANADNNAVAVINTSDPQRSAVEGFIPTGWYPTAAMFSKDGARIYILSGKGLASLANPRGSHPGVPGFGDGQYSGAMLQGSLSIVPVPDQARLQAMTKSVYSLTPFTSASILAPTSAPAASPIPKRVGDASPIKHVFYIIRENRTYDQILGDLERGNGDPNLALFGEDVTPNAHALAREFVVLDNFYVDAQVSYDGHAFSTGAYATDFVNKIWPTNYGGRGARYLSEGGGKMRNAFGNVTAPLNGYIWDAVKRKGLSVRSYGEFVERGAEPELEHDTGKGNVTATVPGLKGLVHPNYPPYDLSIPDNKRVDIWIEEFTRFDKSGTLPSLSIIRLGNDHTAGTRTGYPTPRAMVAENDVALGRIVDAITNSSSWKDSAIFVLEDDAQAGPDHVDMHRSIALVISPFTRRMVVDSTLYTTSGMLRTIELILGAPPMSNYDAAATPMYNAFQTMPVLTPYKARPARIDIQEKNAVNAWGAAASARMYLAEADLAPEQELNEIIWRSVKGPTSVMPPPVRAAFIRALPAAAGNDTDDDDRPAPPKGRQDR
- a CDS encoding glycosyltransferase family 39 protein, coding for MTRRWYDDAMGSRRVALILLFVAALLPYFLNLGATSIIDANEAFYTETPREMMEAGDYVNPTFNYEPRLNKPPLSYWAVAASYKIFGVSLASARLPVVVGALVILATVFVLGRMACSTSAGLLAALTLAATPRFLLFSRRIIIDVYAAMFLGLTLLFFVLAETQPQRRRRWLFAMYVATGLGVITKGPVAIVLPALVFLVYLVASRRLMSITRMMLPAGAVVVSAIVVPYYALLCGQHGWDAISTFLMRENLARYAEGIGAPSRGPLFYLPVLFADLYFPWSLLLPVGLAVVPWRRLWRGRPEHHGDGGVNDPISQETVRLLLGLWIILIVVFFSLSKAQQDLYILPCVVAAAPLVGGVLDGLFRKALSPRLTAAATWSLGVVAVVLLVLGSAIVWFVGGAEDRIHLAGATATGVVLCVGSAVALVALARRSAATACAAIGAALVICHWVLVLWALPDFERYKPVPHLARAIQQAAVPGARVGTYRVATPSLTFYLRRHVDQMFDVSEVSTFFKSPSVAYCVMRQEEYEPIKTLIGVPTSVLAASPRFDAQLRDFFDRGPLPNLVVVTNRARQ